One stretch of Nicotiana tabacum cultivar K326 chromosome 18, ASM71507v2, whole genome shotgun sequence DNA includes these proteins:
- the LOC142172610 gene encoding uncharacterized protein LOC142172610 has translation MENYIENIWDFVNKRKILYHDDGYYIFRFDSMDDRDRVMQFGPYTFHKKPFILKNWSIDFVFDLECLNVIPLWVRFPNLPVGYWSTEVLSKLASVVSKPMYTDMNIAEMDRISFARVLVEADISHLLPSDIEIHTPVGVIHQGIEYDWKSKYCIDYANIGHTTEECKQSKAQETNG, from the coding sequence ATGGAGAATTATATTGAAAATATTTGGGATTTTGTTAATAAACGAAAAATTCTATATCATGATGATGGCTACTACATTTTCAGATTTGATTCAATGGATGATAGGGATAGAGTCATGCAATTTGGTCCCTATACCTTCCATAAAAAGCCATTCATATTGAAGAATTGGTCGATTGATTTTGTTTTTGATCTAGAGTGCCTAAATGTAATCCCACTGTGGGTGAGATTTCCAAATTTACCAGTTGGATATTGGTCTACCGAGGTACTTAGCAAATTAGCCAGTGTAGTAAGCAAACCTATGTACACTGATATGAATATAGCTGAGATGGATCGTATTTCATTTGCTAGAGTTCTAGTAGAAGCAGACATCTCTCACCTCCTGCCAAGCGACATTGAAATTCATACTCCAGTAGGGGTTATCCACCAAGGTATTGAATATGACTGGAAGTCAAAATATTGCATAGACTATGCAAATATTGGGCATACTACTGAGGAATGCAAACAGAGTAAAGCCCAAGAGACAAATGGGTAA